The nucleotide window CGCGGCTGCGATGCGCCGGGAGGCAGCACGGTCACAAGAATGGCATACCCCTGGTCCTCGGTCGGAAGAAATCCGGTCGGCCTGCTCAAAAAAAACAGGGTGGAGATGGTAACGATGATCGCAAAAATTATCGCCGACAGAACGGGAACCTTCACCATCCGGGTGACGATCCCCATATAGGAATCGGACACCTTCTGAAAGGCCCTGTTAAACCCTCGGAAAAACCGGTTGGGCGGTTTTTCTCCCCGCGGCTTCAACCATAGGGCGCACTGGGCCGGTTTCAGCGTCAGGGCGTTCAGGGCACTGAGGACGGTTGTGGCGGCTATCACCAGAGCGAATTGACGGAAGATCTGCCCGGTCAGCCCCGGAAGGAATGAAGCTGGCAGGAAGACGGCAACAAGGGCCAGTGTAATCCCCATGATCGGCCCGGTGAGCTCCTGCATCGCCTTGATCGTGGCCTCCTTCGGCGGCATGCCCTGCTCGATGTAGTAGGAGCTGTTCTCGACGATGATGATGGCGTCGTCCACGACGATGCCGATGACCAGGACCAAGGCAAACAAGGTCATGAGGTTGATGGTGAAACCGAGTGCAGCTATGGCGATGAAGGCGCCAAGAATGGTGACCGGAACGGTAGTGGCCGGAACCAGCATGCCTCTGAAGCTCTGCAGGAACACGACGATCACGATGAGTACCAGGATGCCGGCGATGACCAGTGTCTCATAGACCTTTGATATGGCTTCTCTGACAAAGGTGGTGGTGTCGTACCGGATGCCGTATTTCAAACCCGCGGGAAACGTTTTGCTCAAGTCCGCCATGGCCGTATAGATGCTGTCGGCCACCGCAATGGCATTGGCATCCGGCAGAGAGAACATGACGATCTGCGCGGAATGGAGGCCCGATACTCGGGAAAAATTGCTGTAATTCTGCCGGCTCAACTCCACCTTGGCTATGTCGCGCAGGCGTACGATCTGTGGCGATGTACCGGTAACGGATTTGATGATGATGTTCTCGAATTCTTTTTCACTGGACAGCCGGCCAAGGGCAGTTATGGTGAGCTGATAAGGATGATGCTCAGGCACCGGTGGAACACCCAACTGACCGGTGGCCACCTCCACGTTCTGGCCCTGGATGGCCGCCACCACATCGGAGGTCTTGAGCCCGAAAGTCTGCAATCTGTTGGGGTCCAGCCATACCCGCATACTGTAAGGGCCGGCGCCGAAGATCCTGACCTGGCCGACACCGGGTATTCGCGCAAGCGGGTTCTGCAGGTTTATCAGACCGTAGTTGGAGAGAAACGTTTCGTCGAAACGGTCGTCATCGGAATACAGGCTAACCACGAGCAGGATATTCGGGGATACCTTCTTGACCGTGATTCCCTGTCTCTGTGCGGCATCGGGAAGCTGGGCCAGGGAGCTGTTGACCAGGTTCTGCACCAGCGCTATTGAAGCATTCAGGTCGGTACCGATATCGAACGTGACCGTCAAGGTATAAGAGCCGTCGCTGCCGCTGGTGGAAGACATGTAGATGGCCTTCTCCACACCGTTCACCGCTTGCTCGATGGGGGTCGCGATAGTGGCTGCCACTACTTCGGCGCTTGCTCCCGGATACCGGACGCTGATCTGCACGGTGGGCGGGACAATCTGCGGATACTGGGCCACCGGGAGAAGTTTGAGAAAGATGAGCCCGATCAGTATGGTGATTATCGCTATGACGTTGGCAAAAATCGGCCGTTCTATGAAATATTTGGAGATCATCGGACCCCTTTCGGCGCCGGATTCTCCTGTTCCGGAGTGACCCGGCTGCCCGGATGGGCTTTCAACAAGGCGCTGACGACGATCCGTTCATTTCCTGACAGACCTTCTTCAATGACGCGCAGACTGTCTTCTTCCAGAGGACCCGTTTTAACCGTGCGGCGTTCGACGGTATTCTGGGCGTTGACCACGAGTACATACGAGCCTTGCTGGTCGCTGCCGACCGCCGTGGCCGGCACGAGCTGTGCCATCCTGGTTTCAACGGGCACGCGCACCCGTGCGTACAAGCCCGGCATGATTTTCCCGGCAGCGTTCGGGAAGGTGCCTCTCATCAGCAGAGTCCCCGTTGTGGGAGTAACGCTGATCGACGCAAAGTCCAGCCGGCCGCTGTGTGGATAACCTTCTTCGCCGGTCATGCCGGCAGATACCGGCCACTTGCCGACGTCCCCTTTCCCCGGCTTCCAGTCGGCGCTTTTCGTCAGACGGGCAAGGTCGCTATCGCTCACGTTGAAGTACACGTAGATAGGGTCCACCTGGCTGATCTGGGCGAGATTCGTGTTGGATGACGAAGAACCCACCACATTCCCGGGGTCCTGAAGTCTTCGGTCTATCCTGCCGGTAAAGGGGGAAACGACCCGCGTGTAGCCCAGGTTGAGCTTTGCCGTCGCCGCGTTCGCTGATGCGGTCTTCAGATTGGCCTCGGCGGAATCACGCTGGTACTGCCAGTTATCCACGTCGGATTGCGCGGCAGCGTTGGCAGTCAAGAGATTCGAGTAGCGGAGGAATTGACTTTGGGCATATTTAAGCTGGGCCTGCTGCGTTAAAACCTGCCCCTCCGCCTGCCGCAGAGCGTCCTGGTACGTATTCTGCTGGATCAGAAAAAGGAGCTGTCCTTTTTTCACCATTTGACCATCGTGGAAAAAGACCTTGTCCAGATATCCCTGGACCCTGGCCACCAGTTGTACCGTGTTGATGGCCTGGGTGTTTCCCGTCAGTTCCAGATAGTACGTAACCTTACGCTGCAGCGGCTGGCTGACTGACACTTTCGGGGGAAGAGGAGGCTGGGGCTTTTCCCGCTTGCAGCCGGCACAGCAAAAGAATGAGAGGAGGAAAACGGCAACGGCTGCGGCTTCCTTCACTATTGTTTTCTTCCTGCAATGCATCCGTGTGCCTCCGCGGCTTGATTGGTTTCCGGATCGACTCACATTCTGCTGTTACCAGTCGGGTGATGTGGGGGAGGATTCGGGTTTCTTCCCGGCAGCCGGATTATACGATGCCGGAGCAAGCAGGCTGCCCCAATCGGTACGCTTTTCCATTTCCACTGTTACGGCGGGTGCAACCAATTCTTTCCCTTCCCGGAACTCCCATCCGCCGCCAAGCGCCCGGTAAACCCCCACCAGGTTGATGGATATGTTCCCCAGGGTGGCGGCCAAGCGGTCCTGCTCATTCAAGAGAGACTGCTGGGCAATAAGAACGGCGGTGAAATCCCTGACCCCTGCCACATATTGCTTCACCGCCAGGTTCATCGAGTTCTTGGCCGCTTCGGCACTTTGAGCCAGAAAGGCGGCCTGTTCCTGAGCCCTGAGGAACGCGGCCAGATTGTCCTCCACGTCCTGCTGTGCCTTCAGTACCGTATTTTGATAGACAAGGAGCAGCTCTTGCAGCCTTGCATCCTGCAACCGCACATTGTTTCTGATCTGGCCGTAATTGAAGATGTTCCATTGGAGCGAGGGACCGATCTGATAGGTGCGGCTGCTCCACCGAAAGATATCGCCCAGGCTTGACTCTCCGATAGTGCTGGCAGAAAATCCGAAATTTCCGACCAAAGACAGGGCGGGATAAAGATCCGCTTTGGCGACGCCGATCTGAGCCGATTGCGCAACTGCCTGATATTCTGCGCTGCGGATATCGGGACGGCGGCGGAGCAGGTCGGCGGGAATCCCGACACTCACCTCACGGGGGGAAACCGGTATCCCTTGGTTCCCCTTGATCATATCCGCCAGATCGTTCGGCGCCATGCCCAGCAATACGCACAGGGCATTTCTCTGCTGCTTTAACTGGGCATCAAGCGCAGGAATGGTGGCCATGGTATCGCTGAGTGCCGCTTTGGCCTGCTCCACATCCAGTTGCGAAACAACACCGAAGCGAAATCGTGTTTCAGCGATCTTCAGACTTTCCCGACCGGTTTCTACATTCTGGCGTGCAATCTCGATCCGCTTTTCCAGGGTCCTGACATTGATGTAGGAAGTGGCTACATCAGCGGTGAGGCTGACCAGGGCGTTGTCGTAATCAGCAGCCGTTGCAAGCCAGGCGGCGCTGGCCGACTCGATGCCGCGTCTGAACTTCCCCCAGAAATCCAGTTCCCAACTGGCGCTTGCCGCAATTTGGGCGAGAGAGAATTCGAAGGGGGGAAAGGCTTGCACTCCGGATTGACTCGTTCTGATATGCTGCAGAGAACCGTTGATCTGCTGGGTCTGGGGGTAAAAATTACCGGCAGCGATCCCAAGCTGGGCTCGCGCTTCGATCACTCTCACGCCGGCAACCTTGAGGGACAGGTTTCCGTCGTAAGCCCGACCAATGAGTTGATTCAGGACCGGGTCATTGAAGGCCTGCCACCAGGTGCGGTACTCCCCGGTCTCGCTCTTGACCCTTGTATCTCCCGCTTCCGTCCAGGTCGGAGAGACCTCGACATCGGGGCGTCGATAGTCGGGACCGACCATACAGCCGGACAGCGTCAAGGTAAGGACCGCCATAAGAACAGAAAGGAACGAGTGCGGTGCGGTAATAGGGCGAAGGTGCATGGACCCCGGCCTCCTGAACTGCCTCTGAGCCTGGAAAATAATTAAATTAAAATAATCTTCTGAAAATAATATCATGATCCCGGAAGGAGTCCACGGGCGGGGAAGATAAAAATTCCGATGTGCTGAGGCGGATAAGATGAGTAACGAGTGAAGAGGTAATTGCTGGAGCGACTCAACACGGTTTGGGAACCACAAAAAGAGAAAGGGGTCAGGCTGATCAGCCTAACCCCTTGTTTTCTTTGGGGCGGGAAACGGGATTCGAAAGGGCTGGCTTCGCCGATAGTTTACGATACATCCGGCCAGGGAGGAAAAAAGATACTAACGTTGCCCTTTCGTTAAAGCGTTGCCGCAATCGTGCGGGCTACGGTCATGGCATGCGCCCGGATCTTCTCCGGCGGCATATCATCGATGCCGAACAGGCTCCGGTCAAAGTCGAACAACCTGTCGGTAATCACCAGCTCCGGTTCCAGCCCTTCAATGACTCCCGCCATCATCCGCGAGGCGCAGTTGACGTGACAGCCCTCCAACGACAGGAGCCGCCCCGCCTTGCGGACCAGGTCGCGCTGGCCGGAGTCTTTGGTAAACGCTCCCCCCAGGCAGACTCTGACGGTCTTTTCCGGCACCAGCGAATGGCACAGGATATTTGCTGTTTGCCGCGCAATCTCTCCGCGAAGACACGCCCCTTCGCAACACATCACTGCCACCGGCTTCTCTTTTTGGCGATCGGCATAATCGTCACAGAGATGGCAATTGTTTTTTGCCTTGGCTATACGGATTTCTTCGTACTCGCCGTTCTCTTCTGCTGTAGTTCTGGGTTTGCAACAGTCTTTGAAATTCATGTGTTCCTCCCACGGTGGATTTGACTGCTCTGTCACCGTAGACGGGAACGCGCGAAAAAAGATACGCTGGGCGGGATTTATTCTGATTTGCGATCGCACATCAGGTTGCTGCGCTCATCATGGTAGAAGGTGCACTGGCACTCCAAGGCTTTCTTCAGAGCGGTACGTCCTCGATGAAGTCTGATCTTGACGGTGTCGATGCTGATCTGCAGAACTGAAGCTATCTCAGCGTTGGAAAGCTCTTCAAAATCACTAAGGAGCAATACCGTCCGGTAATTCTCGGGCAGTTGCTCCACAACACCGCGGATGCAGGCATTCATCTCCCTGCGAATATACTCGTGATCCGTGCCTGCAGAATCCAAATCCGGGTGTTCATCTACCGATGCATCATCAGCCATTTTTTCGAGCCGGTTCTGTTTCACGGTTGATGAAGCGGCATGGTCATGGGCGGTGTTGGTTGCGATTCGGTAGATCCAGGTGGAAAGGGACGCCTCACCCCGGAAGTCGCCGAACGCCTGACTGACCTTCAGGAAGACCGTCTGGGTCAGGTCGGCAGCATCTGCCTCGCTGGTGAGGTTGGTGAGGTACCGATATATTTTGGGCTGGAACATGCAGTAAATCTCATCAAAAGTCACTGGACACTCCCGCAATGATCGTTGATTTCGGAAGCAATCATATTCGCTTTAGCGGATAAATCAATATCGCAATTTTATCATGACAGGCTATAAAGGGATGTGGTCATAGCTGGAATTACGGAGTCTCTGATCTCTCACCCTCTGTAATCTTCACGTAACTTGACCCCGGGCTCAAACAGTTCTATAAGTCTATGCCATGAAACGCCACGCCCAGATATTCAAGGCCCTGGCAGATCCGATTCGACTGCGCATTATCCTTCTTCTGGAAGCCGAAGGAGAGTTGTGCGTCTGCGACCTGATGGCCGTCTTGAAACTTCCACAGTCCACTGTGTCGAGGCATTTGGCCTACCTCAAACGCAGCTGCTGGGTCGACACCCGCCGCCAGGGAGTCTGGATGTATTACCAGTTGAGCCATGAGAGCTGCGAGGTGTGCCGTGAAGTACTCGACATTCTCCGCAGACACGCGTCCGGCCTTCCTGAGTCAGCCGCTGATCGTACCGCCTTGACCGCCATCCTGAAGAACAAGCCGAGCACTTGCCCCTAACCCATCCTCTGTAACACAATTGTCGCTTGAAATATATCCGCAAAAGCGGATATATTTACTTTCATGAAATCACGCGTACTCTTTCTCTGTACCCACAACTCATGCCGCTCCCAGATGGCCGAAGGACTCGTGAACCATTACCTCGGCGACCGCTTCGAGGCTTTTTCAGCCGGCACGGAAGCCACCAGGGTCAATCCTCTGGCCATTCAGGTTCTGGCCGAGCTCGGCATTGACATCTCCGGACATAGCTCCAAGACCATTGATGAATTTGCCGGCCAAAGCTTTGACCACGTCATCACGCTCTGCGGCTCGGCCAACGAGCAATGCCCACTTTTCTTCGGGGGTACGCAACGGGTCCATATCGGATTTGATGATCCCTCACGGCTGCCAGGCAGTGCTGAAGAGGTCCTGCCCGAGTTTCGCCGGGTACGGGACCAAATTCTTCACAGAATCAGCACCTGTCTGACAGGAGCACAAATATGAGCGAGCACATTGGCCGCAAACTCTCATTTCTCGACCGGTGGTTGACCCTGTGGATATTCGCCGCCATGGCCTTTGGCATCGGCCTCGGCTATTTCATCCCCGGCACACAGACCTTCATCAACTCTTTCCAGGTCGGTACTACCAACATTCCGATAGCCATTGGCCTGATCGTGATGATGTACCCTCCTTTCGCCAAGGTGAAATACGAGGAAATGCCGGAAGTGTTTCACAACAAGAAGGTGCTGGGGTTGTCACTGGTGCAGAACTGGCTGATCGGCCCGGTGCTGATGTTCGTGCTGGCCGCATTACTGCTGCCGGATAAGCCGGATTACCTGGTGGGACTGATCATGATCGGTCTGGCGCGCTGCATCGCCATGGTCATCGTCTGGAACGAACTGGCCA belongs to Geobacter sp. SVR and includes:
- a CDS encoding efflux RND transporter permease subunit, which encodes MISKYFIERPIFANVIAIITILIGLIFLKLLPVAQYPQIVPPTVQISVRYPGASAEVVAATIATPIEQAVNGVEKAIYMSSTSGSDGSYTLTVTFDIGTDLNASIALVQNLVNSSLAQLPDAAQRQGITVKKVSPNILLVVSLYSDDDRFDETFLSNYGLINLQNPLARIPGVGQVRIFGAGPYSMRVWLDPNRLQTFGLKTSDVVAAIQGQNVEVATGQLGVPPVPEHHPYQLTITALGRLSSEKEFENIIIKSVTGTSPQIVRLRDIAKVELSRQNYSNFSRVSGLHSAQIVMFSLPDANAIAVADSIYTAMADLSKTFPAGLKYGIRYDTTTFVREAISKVYETLVIAGILVLIVIVVFLQSFRGMLVPATTVPVTILGAFIAIAALGFTINLMTLFALVLVIGIVVDDAIIIVENSSYYIEQGMPPKEATIKAMQELTGPIMGITLALVAVFLPASFLPGLTGQIFRQFALVIAATTVLSALNALTLKPAQCALWLKPRGEKPPNRFFRGFNRAFQKVSDSYMGIVTRMVKVPVLSAIIFAIIVTISTLFFLSRPTGFLPTEDQGYAILVTVLPPGASQPRLQRAADQVNAILKKTRGIASWVTIGGFSVLDFANVSNVSSTFFVYQDWGERGSALSQDVIISNINRELAGIQDALAFVAIPPPIRGLGQTGGFQMMLEDRASLGLDQLKQSADEIVQAANAQAGLRGLQSTFTVGNPQLYLDIDRTKTQAFQVSNADLFATIQSYLGSSFVNLFNKYNQVFQVYVQANDQFRLQPQDIKNLHVRNANGDMVPLGALLDVKPTNGSELITRYNLYPAASIYGSAAPGYSSGQALAFMEQIAERQLPEGMGFDWTSSSYQEKKVGKQAYFVYAVSIILVYLVLAALYESWTSPAAVVLVVPIALVGVLLALIVRGYDNNLYTQVGLVLMIALSSKNAILIVEFARDLRKSGLDIAEAAIEATHRRFRPIIMTSFAFILGVAPLVVAFGAGSASQRAIGTVVFGGMLSSTLLAIPFVSVFYVLLERLSERCSKGTGAAQSPKEP
- a CDS encoding efflux RND transporter periplasmic adaptor subunit, which codes for MHCRKKTIVKEAAAVAVFLLSFFCCAGCKREKPQPPLPPKVSVSQPLQRKVTYYLELTGNTQAINTVQLVARVQGYLDKVFFHDGQMVKKGQLLFLIQQNTYQDALRQAEGQVLTQQAQLKYAQSQFLRYSNLLTANAAAQSDVDNWQYQRDSAEANLKTASANAATAKLNLGYTRVVSPFTGRIDRRLQDPGNVVGSSSSNTNLAQISQVDPIYVYFNVSDSDLARLTKSADWKPGKGDVGKWPVSAGMTGEEGYPHSGRLDFASISVTPTTGTLLMRGTFPNAAGKIMPGLYARVRVPVETRMAQLVPATAVGSDQQGSYVLVVNAQNTVERRTVKTGPLEEDSLRVIEEGLSGNERIVVSALLKAHPGSRVTPEQENPAPKGVR
- a CDS encoding efflux transporter outer membrane subunit, with protein sequence MHLRPITAPHSFLSVLMAVLTLTLSGCMVGPDYRRPDVEVSPTWTEAGDTRVKSETGEYRTWWQAFNDPVLNQLIGRAYDGNLSLKVAGVRVIEARAQLGIAAGNFYPQTQQINGSLQHIRTSQSGVQAFPPFEFSLAQIAASASWELDFWGKFRRGIESASAAWLATAADYDNALVSLTADVATSYINVRTLEKRIEIARQNVETGRESLKIAETRFRFGVVSQLDVEQAKAALSDTMATIPALDAQLKQQRNALCVLLGMAPNDLADMIKGNQGIPVSPREVSVGIPADLLRRRPDIRSAEYQAVAQSAQIGVAKADLYPALSLVGNFGFSASTIGESSLGDIFRWSSRTYQIGPSLQWNIFNYGQIRNNVRLQDARLQELLLVYQNTVLKAQQDVEDNLAAFLRAQEQAAFLAQSAEAAKNSMNLAVKQYVAGVRDFTAVLIAQQSLLNEQDRLAATLGNISINLVGVYRALGGGWEFREGKELVAPAVTVEMEKRTDWGSLLAPASYNPAAGKKPESSPTSPDW
- a CDS encoding putative zinc-binding protein — its product is MNFKDCCKPRTTAEENGEYEEIRIAKAKNNCHLCDDYADRQKEKPVAVMCCEGACLRGEIARQTANILCHSLVPEKTVRVCLGGAFTKDSGQRDLVRKAGRLLSLEGCHVNCASRMMAGVIEGLEPELVITDRLFDFDRSLFGIDDMPPEKIRAHAMTVARTIAATL
- a CDS encoding sigma-70 family RNA polymerase sigma factor gives rise to the protein MTFDEIYCMFQPKIYRYLTNLTSEADAADLTQTVFLKVSQAFGDFRGEASLSTWIYRIATNTAHDHAASSTVKQNRLEKMADDASVDEHPDLDSAGTDHEYIRREMNACIRGVVEQLPENYRTVLLLSDFEELSNAEIASVLQISIDTVKIRLHRGRTALKKALECQCTFYHDERSNLMCDRKSE
- a CDS encoding metalloregulator ArsR/SmtB family transcription factor; the encoded protein is MKRHAQIFKALADPIRLRIILLLEAEGELCVCDLMAVLKLPQSTVSRHLAYLKRSCWVDTRRQGVWMYYQLSHESCEVCREVLDILRRHASGLPESAADRTALTAILKNKPSTCP
- a CDS encoding arsenate reductase ArsC, whose protein sequence is MKSRVLFLCTHNSCRSQMAEGLVNHYLGDRFEAFSAGTEATRVNPLAIQVLAELGIDISGHSSKTIDEFAGQSFDHVITLCGSANEQCPLFFGGTQRVHIGFDDPSRLPGSAEEVLPEFRRVRDQILHRISTCLTGAQI